Below is a genomic region from Mucilaginibacter auburnensis.
AACCCGGAGTTGGAACACTTCCAGTTAAAAGAAGGTTGGGCCGGACCAATGAAGCCTGTGTCGGAATACAGAGATTTGATACCGCAACAGTCGGTTAATAAAGAAATAAACCAGATAGTTTGCCTCAACTACGGCTTTGGCGGCACCAACAGCGCCATTGCCATTTCAAGAGACATTTAACATGATCAACAATACCGGGAAAGTAGCTGTAGTTTTTGGTGTACGTAACGAAGGTTCTATTGCCTGGGATGTGGCTTTAAAGCTGCACCGTTCCGGCTGCAAAGTGGCGCTAAGCTACATGGCCGATACCAAAAACGAGGTGCTGCACCTGATGGAACAAAACGGCATGGACCCGCAATATGCTGCCGAAGTTGATGTGCGCGACGAAGAACAAATCACCGCTTTTGTTAAAGCTACACACAACGCCCTTGGGCCGATAAACTATGTACTGCATGGTGTGGCTTTTGGCAGTCAGAAAGTAATGTGCTACACCATTCCCGGCGTTGACGAACCCGCACCGGAGTACATTGACATTCCGTTTGAGGAGTTTATGGATGCCTTTAACATTAGCGCCTACTCGCTGCTGCGTGTTGCCCGCGTGGTGCAAAAATTTTGTACTGATGATTGCTCTATACTTACCTTAACTTACAACGCTTCACAACGCGTATTTCCGCCCTATGCAGGTATGGCTATTTGCAAGGCTGCGCTGGAAAATATTATGCTTTACCTTGCCAGTTATTTCCGCGAGCGCAGTATACGGGTTAACGCTATTTCTGCTGGATTGGTAATGACTACCTCTGCCGGAGGCATAAACGGTGTACGTACCCTGCGTAAAATTGGCAAGTTTACAGCACCGCTGGGTAATGTTACCGCCGGCGATGTGGGCGATGCCGCGCTTTACTATTTCTCTGACCTATCAAAACGGGTTACCGGCAACATACATTTTGTTGATGGCGGCTTTAACATTATGGGGATTGGCGTAGATGGAGAAAAAGCTCGCTGAAACCCTTGAAAACTTAGCCCAACAACAATTTGCCGTGGGTAATGATCTGGTATTTGTACCCGGTTTTGAACCTTCCCTTACCCCCGGCTTTAAAAACAAAGTATACACCGAACAGGAAATAGCTTACTGCGACCAGTTTGCCGATTCGCTATTACGTTATGCCTCTACCTGGGCCGCCAAAGAAGCCGTTTACAAAGCCGTAAAACAATTAGACAAAAGCACCGCCGGCTGGAAAAACATCGAGATCATCCGTGAAAAAATTGGCGGCAGGCCCCATGTGGTTTTGCACCAACCTGCCTTGGCACACATCAATGTGAGTTTGAGTATTACGCATGATGGGGATTATGCGTGGGCGGTGGCGATAGCTGCTTTGAGTTAGCACGCGGATCAACCCCTCCCTACCCTCCCCAAGGAGGGAACGCTTATACAAGTTCCTTCTTAACCTACTACGTTTCCCTCCTCGGGGAGGGATGCGGCTGAATTGTGTGCAAAGGCAGGGAGGGGTTAGCATGCGGATCAACCCCTCCCTACCCTCCCCAAGGAGGGAATCGCTTAACTATATTTTTTCATTTATTACAATTACGTCTGACACATATCCCTCCTCGGGGAGGGGTGCGGCTGAATTGTGTGCAAAGGCAGGGAGGGGTTAGCACGCGGATTAACCACCCCCAACCCATGTAAAACAAATGTTATGCACTTGCTGCATACTTTTCATTAGCTATATTTAGCTAACCCAATAACTAATTTATAATGAAGAAAAATATTTTACCCATAGCGGTTGGCATAGCTGCTTTGGCATGTTTAACCAGCTCAACAATTACGCAACTACAGCAGCAACTTCCGCCTGCCCCAACCATTAAATTACCGCAGGGCTTTCAGGCTAACATTGTTGCTGATTCGCTTGGGCCGGTTAGGCACCTGGTGGTAACGGCTAACGGCAACCTGTATGTAAAGATGAACAACGTACGCAACCGCAAAGGCTTGTATTACCTTACGGATAATAACAAAGACGGCATATTTGAAACCAAAACCGGCTTTGGCGATTATCCCGGCACAGGTATTAAAATTAAGAATGGCTACCTGTACTCCTCGTCAAACAGCGGGGTATACCGTTATAAACTGAATGATAAAAACGAGGTAATTGATACTGAAAAACCGGAGTTACTGGTTAGCGGATTGGTAGATAAACGCGCCGACAATGCGAAATCGTTTGTGATTGATGATAGCAACAATATGTATGTGGCTATTGGCTCCTACTCTGATGCTTGCCGCGCGCCGGGCAGCATTGTTGGCATTCCGGGTTGCCCGCTGCGCGACTCGGTTGGTGGCATATGGAAATTCAAAGCCGACAAGCCCAACCAAACTTTTGGTGATGGTATGCGGTTTGCCACAGGCGTTAAAAATTCAGTAGGGATAGATATTAACCCCGTTACTAAAACGGTGTTTGTTACACAGCATGGCCGAAGTTTAGACAATAAATATCCGCAATATTATACATCTCAACAGGTAGCGCAGCTACCCGCCGAAGCGCTGTACGAACTAAAGCAAGGTGTTGATGCCGGCTGGCCCTTTGCCTATTATGATAACTTTCAAAACAAATATGTGCAGTCGCCGGAGTATGGCGGCGACGGTAAAAAGTCGCCGGATGTGAAATACCTTGAACCACAGGTGATCATCCCCGCTCACTTTGCCCCTAATGATCTGCTGTTCTATACCGGCAAAATGTTCCCGGCAAAATACCGCAACGGGGCGTTCATGGCCTTTCACGCACAATCGCCCGAAATGAAAAAGGGCTACCTGGTGGCATTTGTACCGTTTAAAAATGGTAAACCATCAGGCAATTGGGAAATATTTGCCGACAACTTTTCGGGTACCGAAACCGGCAGCGTAAGCATACAATACCGCCCAACCGGATTGGCACAAGGCCCTGACGGGGCGCTATACGTTGCTGATGACATTAAGGGTACAATTTTCAAGATCAGCTATTCTGCAAGATGAGTTTATAGTGGTAAACGCCGCATTGGTTAAATTACCTATGCGTTCAGGTGAAATCACCCTGTATACACCCCCTGGTTTTAGGTAAAATTGCAGTGTTTAAATATATTTAAGCACTGCAATTTTAAATGAATACCCCGAAAGCCGTAACCCACAAAATCAATAAAAGTATAGCCGAAATAGCTGCCTTTGCCGACAAATTACCAGGTGTTACCATTATACACGACCTGCGCGACTGGACCGTGGCATGGATGTCAAACAGGGGATTAAAAAACCTGGGCGTGACGCTTGAGGAAATAACCAGTTTGCCGCCCGGAGAGTATTACAAAAGGTACTTCAATCCAGAGGATTCTGCAGATTATGCCCCGAAAATTTTTGGGTTGCTTGACCGGAATATAGCCGATGAGATATGTACGCTTTTTCAGCAGGTACGCTTCCATGAACATACCGACTGGAAATGGCACATGGCCAGCACCATGGTTTTACTGCGTGATGAGTACGACAAACCATTGCTGGGAATAACACTGGCCTTCCCCATTGATCCGATGCACCACATGACAGCCAAAGCTGAAAGGCTGTTAGAAGAAAACAACTTTTTGCGCCGGAACTTTCACTTATTCGACAAGTTGGGCAAACGTGAACGCGAAGTATTACAACATTTAGCTTTAGGCAAGAGCGCTCTGGAAACGGCGGAAGCCATGTTCATATCAATAGGAACGGTTGAAACGCACCGTAAAAATATCCGCAAAAAATTGGGTACGTCCTCATTTTTTGAGCTGAGCCAGTATGCCCGAGCATTTGATCTGATCTAAGCTCCTCAAAACAAACAGCCCCCAATCTTTCCGGACCAGGGGCTGAATTATAATATGTAGGTCGCTTACGTATCTATTCTCGCATAACGCGCGTTCTTCTCAATAAATGCGCGGCGAGGGGCAACCTCATCGCCCATTAACATAGAGAAGGTGTGGTCGCACTCAGCCGCATTTTCAATAGTCGCCTTTTTGAGGGTACGGCGGGCCGGGTCCATGGTGGTTTCCCACAACTGCTCTGCGTTCATCTCACCCAAACCTTTGTAGCGTTGTACGTGCACGCTGTCTTCTCTACCAGCACCTTTTAAGCGCTGAATAGCCGCATCGCGTTGCTCATCGTTCCAGCAATATTCCATTTCCTTACCTTTTTTAACCTGGTAAAGTGGCGGCGATGCAATGTAAACGTAACCGGCTTCTATCAGCTCTTTCATGTAGCGGAAGAAGAAAGTTAGAATCAGCGTTGTAATGTGCGAGCCGTCAACGTCCGCATCCGTCATGATCACAATTTTATGATAACGGAGTTTAGTAAGGTTCAATGCTTTATCATCTTCGGGTGTACCACGGCTAACACCCAAACCGGTAAACATGTTCTTGATCTCTTCGTTCTCGTAAATCTTGTGCTCCATGGCTTTCTCCACGTTCAGAATTTTACCTCTCAACGGTAATATAGCCTGGTACTCGCGGTTGCGACCCTGCTTGGCAGTACCACCCGCCGAGTCACCTTCGACAAGGTAGATTTCGCAAAGCGCTGGATCACTGTTAGCGCAATCGGCCAGTTTACCCGGCAGACCCGAACCGCTCATTACGCTTTTACGTTGTACCAACTCACGTGCTTTACGTGCCGCAGCACGTGCAGTAGCCGCCAAAACAACCTTCTGAACTATCATTTTAGCTTCACGCGGATGCTCTTCCAGGTAGTTACCTAAAATCTCTCCTACAGCCTGATCAACAGCACCCATCACCTCGTTGTTACCCAGTTTACCTTTTGTCTGGCCTTCAAACTGAGGCTCCTGAACTTTAACAGAAACAACGGCAGTTAAACCTTCGCGAAAGTCATCACCTGATATTTCTACCTTGAGATTTTTCAATAAACCTTCTTTATCAGCATAGCTTTTTAAAGTACGGGTTAAACCACGGCGGAAACCTGCAACGTGTGTACCGCCTTCAATGGTATTGATGTTGTTTACGTAAGAGAATACGTTCTCTGAGTAGGTATCATTATATTGTAGCGCAAGTTCAACAGGTATACCTTGTTTTATGCCATCCACATAAATCGGTTCAGGGATTATAGAGGTACGTGTACCATCTAAAAACTTAACAAATTCGCTTAATCCTCCTTCTGAATAGTACTCTTCACTCAGGAAAGTACCATCCTCGTTAGGTACGCGCTCATCTGTAAGGGTAAGGCGTATACCTTTATTCAGGTAAGCCAATTCGCGTAAACGGGCGGCAAGCGTATCAAACTTGTATTCGGTTGTTAACTGGAATATTTCCGGGTCGGGTTGGAAAGTTTGGGTAGTACCTGTTTTATCAGATTCACCTATTACTTTCACATCAAACAACGGCTTACCGCGCTCATACTCCTGTGTGAAAATCTTGCCCTCGCGGTAAACCACAGTTTTTACGTGGGTTGACAGCGCGTTAACGCAACTTACACCCACACCGTGTAAACCGCCAGATACCTTGTAGGTATCCTTATCAAATTTACCGCCTGCGTGCAGCACTGTCATTACAATTTCAAGGGCTGATTTATTCTCTTTTTTGTTGATGCCAGTTGGGATACCACGGCCGTTATCAACTACGGTAATAGAATTTCCTTCGTGTATAGTAACATTTATAGTATCGCAGTAACCGGCAAGGGCCTCGTCAATAGAGTTATCAACTACCTCATACACCAGGTGATGCAAACCCTTAACGCCTGTATCGCCAATGTACATGGATGGGCGCTTGCGCACCGCATCTAAACCTTCTAAAACCTGTATATTATCTGCCGAGTAATTCGATTTGTCCTGATTTTCTTCGCTCATAAATTGGTTAAAACAATAACCTTCAAAGGTACAAAATAGTACCCTAACATTTACTAATGTTGATAAAAATGACCGTGTGGTGTGTATGGTGTTTTAGTATTAGGATACTTGGAGCGAAAGATTATATTTGTGAAATTTTTTTTACAAAAACAGGCATATCAGCGTGCTTTTAACATTATCAATAACAGTAAAATATAAATGAAAACCACAGGTTCTATTTTCAACAAGATCACTTTAGGCGTATTAGTTGCAGTTAGCGTTGCTGCTTGTAACAACGAGAAAAAAAGCGATGCCCCGGCTACTGCTGCATCAGCAGGTAGTACAGCTAAAGAAACCATTGTAT
It encodes:
- a CDS encoding enoyl-ACP reductase FabI is translated as MINNTGKVAVVFGVRNEGSIAWDVALKLHRSGCKVALSYMADTKNEVLHLMEQNGMDPQYAAEVDVRDEEQITAFVKATHNALGPINYVLHGVAFGSQKVMCYTIPGVDEPAPEYIDIPFEEFMDAFNISAYSLLRVARVVQKFCTDDCSILTLTYNASQRVFPPYAGMAICKAALENIMLYLASYFRERSIRVNAISAGLVMTTSAGGINGVRTLRKIGKFTAPLGNVTAGDVGDAALYYFSDLSKRVTGNIHFVDGGFNIMGIGVDGEKAR
- a CDS encoding holo-ACP synthase → MEKKLAETLENLAQQQFAVGNDLVFVPGFEPSLTPGFKNKVYTEQEIAYCDQFADSLLRYASTWAAKEAVYKAVKQLDKSTAGWKNIEIIREKIGGRPHVVLHQPALAHINVSLSITHDGDYAWAVAIAALS
- a CDS encoding PQQ-dependent sugar dehydrogenase — translated: MKKNILPIAVGIAALACLTSSTITQLQQQLPPAPTIKLPQGFQANIVADSLGPVRHLVVTANGNLYVKMNNVRNRKGLYYLTDNNKDGIFETKTGFGDYPGTGIKIKNGYLYSSSNSGVYRYKLNDKNEVIDTEKPELLVSGLVDKRADNAKSFVIDDSNNMYVAIGSYSDACRAPGSIVGIPGCPLRDSVGGIWKFKADKPNQTFGDGMRFATGVKNSVGIDINPVTKTVFVTQHGRSLDNKYPQYYTSQQVAQLPAEALYELKQGVDAGWPFAYYDNFQNKYVQSPEYGGDGKKSPDVKYLEPQVIIPAHFAPNDLLFYTGKMFPAKYRNGAFMAFHAQSPEMKKGYLVAFVPFKNGKPSGNWEIFADNFSGTETGSVSIQYRPTGLAQGPDGALYVADDIKGTIFKISYSAR
- a CDS encoding helix-turn-helix transcriptional regulator produces the protein MNTPKAVTHKINKSIAEIAAFADKLPGVTIIHDLRDWTVAWMSNRGLKNLGVTLEEITSLPPGEYYKRYFNPEDSADYAPKIFGLLDRNIADEICTLFQQVRFHEHTDWKWHMASTMVLLRDEYDKPLLGITLAFPIDPMHHMTAKAERLLEENNFLRRNFHLFDKLGKREREVLQHLALGKSALETAEAMFISIGTVETHRKNIRKKLGTSSFFELSQYARAFDLI
- the gyrB gene encoding DNA topoisomerase (ATP-hydrolyzing) subunit B; translated protein: MSEENQDKSNYSADNIQVLEGLDAVRKRPSMYIGDTGVKGLHHLVYEVVDNSIDEALAGYCDTINVTIHEGNSITVVDNGRGIPTGINKKENKSALEIVMTVLHAGGKFDKDTYKVSGGLHGVGVSCVNALSTHVKTVVYREGKIFTQEYERGKPLFDVKVIGESDKTGTTQTFQPDPEIFQLTTEYKFDTLAARLRELAYLNKGIRLTLTDERVPNEDGTFLSEEYYSEGGLSEFVKFLDGTRTSIIPEPIYVDGIKQGIPVELALQYNDTYSENVFSYVNNINTIEGGTHVAGFRRGLTRTLKSYADKEGLLKNLKVEISGDDFREGLTAVVSVKVQEPQFEGQTKGKLGNNEVMGAVDQAVGEILGNYLEEHPREAKMIVQKVVLAATARAAARKARELVQRKSVMSGSGLPGKLADCANSDPALCEIYLVEGDSAGGTAKQGRNREYQAILPLRGKILNVEKAMEHKIYENEEIKNMFTGLGVSRGTPEDDKALNLTKLRYHKIVIMTDADVDGSHITTLILTFFFRYMKELIEAGYVYIASPPLYQVKKGKEMEYCWNDEQRDAAIQRLKGAGREDSVHVQRYKGLGEMNAEQLWETTMDPARRTLKKATIENAAECDHTFSMLMGDEVAPRRAFIEKNARYARIDT